Below is a window of Longimicrobiales bacterium DNA.
GCCAATGGGAATTTTTCAGAAGCTCTCGACGCTGCTGCGTTCGAACATCAATGATGCGATCGCGCGTGCGGAGAACCCGGAGAAGATGCTGAACCAGGTTCTCATCGACATGCGTGAGCAGCTCGCGAAGGCGAAGCAGGAAGTCGCCGTCGCGATTGCTGACGAGCGGAAGCTGCGCTCACAGGTGGAGACGGAGCAGAAATCGGCGCACGACTGGGAGCACCGCGCGATGCTGGCGGTGGGGGAGGGTCGTGACGACCTGGCGAAGCAGGCGCTGCTGCGCCAGCAGGAGCACATGGAGCGGGCTCTCTCGCTGGAAGAGACGTGGCGCCGGCACTCGGAGGAGACGGAGCGGCTGAAGGACTCGCTGCGCGCGCTCAACGACAAGATCGAGGAGGCGAAGCGCAAGAAGAACCTGCTCGTCGCCAAGCAGAAGCGTGCGCAGGCGCAGAAGCGCATCCACGAGACGATGGCCGGGCTCAACGACCAGTCCGCGTTCGAGACGTTCGAGCGCATGGCTGACAAGATCGAGGAGTCGGAGCGGCGCGCACTCGCGGCGGCCGAGGTGTCGGAGTCGCTGTCGGGCGATACCCTGGAACAGGAGTTCCAGCGACTGAAGCCGGCCGACCAGTCGGTGGAGTTCAGGCTCCTCGAGCTGAAGCAGAAGATGGGTCTGAAGCTGCCGGCCGGTTCGTCCGACAATGCTGCAAAGCGGCTGGGCGCCGGCGAGCACGAGGATGCGCTCGTGCGCGATGCGGAGATCGAGGAAGAAGCCTGATCCGCCAGTAAGCATCAGCAGAGCACGATGAATCGTCGGCCATACGCAGTTCTCATCGCGGCGATCTTCGCCGTGCTCCTGCTGCTGTTCCTCCACAGGGTCGCCGAGGTCCTGCTCCTCTTCTTCATTGCGATCCTGTTTTCGATCTATCTCAGCGCCATCACGGATTCACTCCAGAGAAGGCTGGCCATGCCGCGCCCGGCCGGCCTTCTCATCGCCGTGCTGCTCACGCTCGCCGGCACGACAGGCGTCATCTGGCTCATCGTTCCTCCCGTCGTCGAGCAGACGCAGGGTCTCATCGAGGCCATGCCCATCCTCATGGCCGGCTGGGAGGCGCAGCTGCTCGAGCTGGCGCGCGAGTCCCCGTTCTGGGAGCAGCTGCTCGGCACCCTCGAGCCGGGCGAGAGCTACACGGGAGCGGTCGTCTCGCAGATCGGCGGCTACTTCCGCGGCGTCGTGCCGTACATCTTCAGCGGTATCACGTTCGCCATCCATTTCATCAGCGTGCTCGTAATGGGCATGTACCTCGCGCTGCGGCCCGCACTGTACCGCGAGGGCTTCATTCTTCTCGCCCCGCCGGTCCATCGTGAGCTGGTGCGCGACATCCTCGGCGATCTCGGCCGCACGCTCAGGGCCTGGATCGTCGGTCAGATCCTCGCCATGATCGTGCTCGGCGTATTCACCTGGATCGGTCTCGAGCTGCTCCGCGTTCCCTATGCCCTCGCGTTCGGCGTATTCACCGGCGCAGTGGCGATCGTGCCGTTCTTCGGCACCCTCTTCTCGACACTGCTCCCGGCCATCTTCGTGCTCGGCACGGGCGGCCTGATGCAGGCGTTCTGGGTGGTAATGCTGGGCGTCGGCGTGCACGCCTTCGAGGCGAATGTCGTGGCGCCGATGATCATGGAACGACAGGTGCACCTGCCGCCCGTACTCAGCATCCTCGCCGTACTCATCATGGCGAACCTGCTGCACCTGGTCGGACTGCTTGTCGCGGTGCCCGTGCTCTGCGTCGTCATGGTGGTGGGCAGACGGGTATACGTGCATCGCGTCCTCGAAGGGAAGGGCTTCCGCCGCGCCATCCGCGATCGGCCGGTCGAGCTGCGCCTTCCCGATGATGGCGCGGTGTTGATCCATCCATCCGCTTTCGAGACGACGGTCCCGGCGCTGCTGGAGGGGTAGTCGCAGACGTCCCCGGACGCCTATCTGACCATCATCCGCCGCGCCCGCAGCCCCACGATCTCCCAGACTATTTCACTGGACGGGTCGGCGGACCGCCGCAGCCGGAATACCGGTGGCATGCCCGGCTGGAGGGATGGCACGCCGTTCGGCGTCTCCGGGTGGATGAAGAGTCCCGTGGCGTCGATCGTGTCCCGCGACTCCACGCCCTGGAGGTCGCCGATCTCGACGATCTCCGTCCCGGCAGGCCCTCCGACGGAGCGGCCATTGATGCCAATGTCAGCGCGATACGGCTGCATGCCGGGCAGGACAATGCTGCCGTCGCGGATGACGAGGTCGTTCACCGCTCGGCCGTTCTCAGGGAGGTCGGTGTAGCGTGATACGTCGCTGCTCATGTACGAGCCCTCGGCGATCGCATCGAGCGCCGCCGCCATGGCGACGAAGTTGGCCGTGCGCAGGTAGTGCTTGGGCTCGTCGCCCCGCCACGAGCCGGACTCGATCAGCACTGTGCTGACCCCCCAGCTCTGCATGCCATCGCCGAATGCGCGCGCGTTGTACGTGTCATCATACCGCGTGAGGTGCTGGCCGAGCAGCGGCGCCAGCACCGTCGCCAGGTGCGCCGTGAGGTGACGTGCGCGCACGAAACCAGGCGTGGGTGTCGCATCGTCGTCGGGCGCGGGCGCGAGCAGTGCTATTGCAGCCATGCGGCTCGACGAGCCGACGCGCGAGCGCGGGTTCTGGTCATGCAGGTTGAAGCCGAACTGTGGACGATATTGCTCCTGCACCTGCTTGAGGGCGCGTCCCTCCGGCGTCGACAGCACGCGCGCGTCGCGGTTGATGTCGATACCGAACGCGCTCCGGCGCCGATGTGCATCCGCGCCGTCCGGATTCAGCATCGGTACGGCGAGGATCGTGAGCCGCTCCAGCCAGCGCTGCACGCGCGCCTCGTTCGGGCTGGTCGCGATGTAGCTGAACAGGTCGGTCAGCGAGCGGCTGGCGGTAGTCTCGTCACCATGCATCTGCGACCAGAACAGCACACGGGTCGGGCCGGTACCGGCGCGAAGCAGGTAGAGCGGCCGGCCGGAGGCAGACCTTCCCGTCACTTCGCGCTCGATACCTGGCGCGCCGTCGGCGATCGGCGCGAGCGCGCCCCATAGCTCGTCATAGCCGAGCTCCGGCGCGGGGAACGCGGGTACGCGTACGCGCTGATGAAGCGCCACCAGCTCCGCGGTCGACGCCGACCAGCGCGGCCGGAGCGTACCCTCGGGTCCGAGCATTTGCCAGCTGAGCCGCGCGATGTCGGCGGCCACGTTACGGACGGCCGTGGTGTCCGCTCCGCCGCGCGACAGTACCACCAGCACGTACGGCGCACTCCCGTCCGGCATGATGATGGCCCCGTCATGCTGGATCCCGGTGATGGAGCCCGTCTTGTGTGCGACCCGTGTACCGGGCGGCAGCCCGGCCGGGATCATCTCGTTGAACTCCTGGGCGGCGAGCACATCGATGACCTCATCGCACTGCGCTCGCGGCAGCACATCACACCGTGCAATCGAGGCCAGGACCCGCGCCAGCCCGAGCGCAGTCGTGTTGTTGTTCATGCCGGCATTGAACGCGGGAGTGTCCTCCACTCCCCGCAGCACGCGCATGCCGTGCGCGCCGACCCGGTTCGTGGTCTCCTGGATCGTTGTCGCGACGAGCGTATCGATCAGAATGTTCGTTGCCAGGTTCGATGACCGCACGGTCATGAGCCGCGCCAGTTCCCGGAACGACACGCGCTCACCGATCCGGTCGTACAGCGTGTGCTCGCTGTCGTCTTCGCTCGACAGCGTGTAGTGCGACGTATCGGCAATGCTGCGGAACGTCGCAGTCACGGTCATTGTCTCATCCAGCTGCAACCGGCCCTCTGCCGCACGACGATACAGCTCGAGCAGAACCGGTACCTTCATCGTGCTGGCGGCATGCATCACTACCCGTTCATTCACACCGCCCGTGCGGCCGGTCTCGATGTCGATCACCGCGACACCGTATTCACCCGTCTCGTTCGCGATACGAGCCCGGATCGCTTCCTCGAGAGGGACCAGATCCGTTGCGAATGCCTGCGCCGGAAGCACCCCTCCGCGCGGCACGGCTGTGGCTGCCGGCGCGGACGGTGTGCATCCCGCAATGGCGAGGGTGGTCAGCAGGAACAGAGTTGTGGAGCGGCGTCGCATCGTCACGTCTCCGTCAGCGGTAGAGCAGGTAACGGCCGCGCACCGCCGCGAATGAGCTCAGCTGTGACGGCCAGGGCGCCGTTATCTCATCGACAGACGCTCCCTCCTCGATCATCGTGCGCACACGCGTCGTGCCCGCCAGCCGGTCGAAATGAGCGTTTCTGAACGTAAGTGTGTCGCCGTACATCGAGTGGATCTCGACCAGCGCCGCCATGCCGGCGCGTGCAGGGTCATGGACCGTTCGATCCGTCGTCACGAGGCGCACGCCCTGTACGGGTGTGCCGCCGAATTTCCCGTCACCGGGCGATGAGGGCGTAAACGTGACAGGCTCGAAACGCACACCGGGGAGGTTGTGGCGGGCAAGGCGTGCGCTGAGCGAGTCGGCATCGATCCACGGTGCTCCGATCTGCGCGAACGCCGCGTCCGTTCCACGTCCCACGGATACGTTGGTACCCTCGAAGAGGCACGTGCCGGCGTAGTGCGTGGCACTCTCGACGCTCGGCATGTTCGGTGACGGTGGCAGCCACGGCAGGCCGGTGTCGTCGAACCAGTCGGAACGGTTCCAGTTCTCCAGCTGTACGACCGTAAGGCGAGCCCCAATGCCATGCTCGCCGTTCAGGAACGAGGCCAGCTCGCCTGGCGTGAAGCCGTGGCGCATCGGCACCGGGTAGAGGCCCACGAACGTGAGCTGCGTCGAATCCTGGATGTTGCCGTGGAACAGCTCACCGCCGATGGGGTTGGGCCGGTCGAGCACCAGGAACTCGATGTCGTTCTCCGCGGCCGCCTGCATGGCCAGGGCCATCGTCCAGACATAGGTGTAGTAACGCGTGCCGATGTCCTGGATGTCGAAGACGAGGACGTCGATGCCCTCGAGCATTTCCGGCGTGGGCTTGCGGATCTCGCCATAGAGGGAGTGGATCGGGATTCCCGTATCGCCATAGATGCCACTGTCCACGCTCTCGCCCGCGTCCACCGCGCCGGTGATCGAATGCTCCGGGCTGAACAGCGCCACCAGCTCGAGCTCGGGTGCGGCGTGAAGCAGGTCGACGCCGAAATCGCCGTTGCGGTCGATGCCCGTGTGATTCGTGATGAGGCCCACGCGTTTGCCGGCGAGCGGGCCTCCGCCGTCGCGCAGCACGACGTCCAGGCCGGTCAGGACCACGCCGGGTTCCGCGGCGTCCCCAGGCGGGGCGGGCTCCGGGCCGGGTGCGCAGGCACACAGGCTCGCGGTTGCGATGGCGATGAGGATTGTTGCGCGTTGCCGTGTTGCGGCCGCTCCCGTAACTTCGGTCTTTCCCGCCGGCATCATTAAGAGGTCCTGGAATGGGGTTTGAACTGTCACGTCGCTACCTCGGCCCGCTGGCCTGCACGGCCCTTCTCGCGGCCTGCGCCTCCGCAACTGCCATGAATCAGCCGACGGACGCCGGTGTGGTTCCGGCGGCGGCCACCGCGCCTGCCCCGGGGGACTGGGCTGAGCGCACGCTGCGCGGCATGACGCTCCGACAGAAGGTCGGCCAGCTCCTGATGCCCCGCATCGGCGGCGAATACCTCCCGGTCGGCACCGGATCCTACGACCGCATCACCGGCTGGGTTCGCGATCTGGGCATTGGTGGCGTCATCGTCACGGTCGGCCCGCCGCTCGAAATGGCCGTGAAGCTCAACATGCTCCAGGCCATGGCCGAGGTGCCGCTCCTGATCACCGCCGACATGGAGCACGGGCCCGGCCAGGTCCTGAACGCCGGCACCATCCTGCCTTACGGTCTTGAGAATGGGGGCGGAACGCGATTCCCGCCACTCA
It encodes the following:
- a CDS encoding AI-2E family transporter, with protein sequence MNRRPYAVLIAAIFAVLLLLFLHRVAEVLLLFFIAILFSIYLSAITDSLQRRLAMPRPAGLLIAVLLTLAGTTGVIWLIVPPVVEQTQGLIEAMPILMAGWEAQLLELARESPFWEQLLGTLEPGESYTGAVVSQIGGYFRGVVPYIFSGITFAIHFISVLVMGMYLALRPALYREGFILLAPPVHRELVRDILGDLGRTLRAWIVGQILAMIVLGVFTWIGLELLRVPYALAFGVFTGAVAIVPFFGTLFSTLLPAIFVLGTGGLMQAFWVVMLGVGVHAFEANVVAPMIMERQVHLPPVLSILAVLIMANLLHLVGLLVAVPVLCVVMVVGRRVYVHRVLEGKGFRRAIRDRPVELRLPDDGAVLIHPSAFETTVPALLEG
- a CDS encoding serine hydrolase; the protein is MRRRSTTLFLLTTLAIAGCTPSAPAATAVPRGGVLPAQAFATDLVPLEEAIRARIANETGEYGVAVIDIETGRTGGVNERVVMHAASTMKVPVLLELYRRAAEGRLQLDETMTVTATFRSIADTSHYTLSSEDDSEHTLYDRIGERVSFRELARLMTVRSSNLATNILIDTLVATTIQETTNRVGAHGMRVLRGVEDTPAFNAGMNNNTTALGLARVLASIARCDVLPRAQCDEVIDVLAAQEFNEMIPAGLPPGTRVAHKTGSITGIQHDGAIIMPDGSAPYVLVVLSRGGADTTAVRNVAADIARLSWQMLGPEGTLRPRWSASTAELVALHQRVRVPAFPAPELGYDELWGALAPIADGAPGIEREVTGRSASGRPLYLLRAGTGPTRVLFWSQMHGDETTASRSLTDLFSYIATSPNEARVQRWLERLTILAVPMLNPDGADAHRRRSAFGIDINRDARVLSTPEGRALKQVQEQYRPQFGFNLHDQNPRSRVGSSSRMAAIALLAPAPDDDATPTPGFVRARHLTAHLATVLAPLLGQHLTRYDDTYNARAFGDGMQSWGVSTVLIESGSWRGDEPKHYLRTANFVAMAAALDAIAEGSYMSSDVSRYTDLPENGRAVNDLVIRDGSIVLPGMQPYRADIGINGRSVGGPAGTEIVEIGDLQGVESRDTIDATGLFIHPETPNGVPSLQPGMPPVFRLRRSADPSSEIVWEIVGLRARRMMVR
- a CDS encoding DUF1343 domain-containing protein, translated to MVLTGLDVVLRDGGGPLAGKRVGLITNHTGIDRNGDFGVDLLHAAPELELVALFSPEHSITGAVDAGESVDSGIYGDTGIPIHSLYGEIRKPTPEMLEGIDVLVFDIQDIGTRYYTYVWTMALAMQAAAENDIEFLVLDRPNPIGGELFHGNIQDSTQLTFVGLYPVPMRHGFTPGELASFLNGEHGIGARLTVVQLENWNRSDWFDDTGLPWLPPSPNMPSVESATHYAGTCLFEGTNVSVGRGTDAAFAQIGAPWIDADSLSARLARHNLPGVRFEPVTFTPSSPGDGKFGGTPVQGVRLVTTDRTVHDPARAGMAALVEIHSMYGDTLTFRNAHFDRLAGTTRVRTMIEEGASVDEITAPWPSQLSSFAAVRGRYLLYR
- a CDS encoding PspA/IM30 family protein: PMGIFQKLSTLLRSNINDAIARAENPEKMLNQVLIDMREQLAKAKQEVAVAIADERKLRSQVETEQKSAHDWEHRAMLAVGEGRDDLAKQALLRQQEHMERALSLEETWRRHSEETERLKDSLRALNDKIEEAKRKKNLLVAKQKRAQAQKRIHETMAGLNDQSAFETFERMADKIEESERRALAAAEVSESLSGDTLEQEFQRLKPADQSVEFRLLELKQKMGLKLPAGSSDNAAKRLGAGEHEDALVRDAEIEEEA